From Aristaeella lactis, the proteins below share one genomic window:
- a CDS encoding DUF4179 domain-containing protein produces MKINEFKNRLASVTPEVPEHFHNRVEMTLENIVTQEAQMKESTKQAIKTAGRFSRRTLVIAIALILALGAIAFAAVQWHLFERVSISYLTGKSPVNADSIMQRDVYTETVNDVEISIQEVGYDGRILMVQYKYQIPDMDEAFGVTLRDRYGDNIPEDELKEQGGDPDKAVSGWSDEEKMYEVLAAHNVGWWNDSIWVNGQEVNAPESSEMGMDGTTVPGEIICTLVWRLNNNGVIVNGPIEISLPIGECQPLENYSRSKHPELWDGDDLKKPDKGMITFTYDAGDIQSKVKTYHPNKETVLPEVTAKVSDAAFTPLMTYITLDLEANPEAMAAFIEENGENVVDEDGTVLWPYKPMDMFESWIWSLELVDKDGKLIFPGKGGCEGFGDESADFLYPYLENIPDELYLAPVEETEVDENGESTGNAKVDMSQAVLVKPAD; encoded by the coding sequence ATGAAGATTAATGAATTTAAAAACAGGCTGGCATCTGTAACCCCCGAAGTCCCGGAGCATTTCCACAACAGGGTGGAAATGACCCTGGAGAACATCGTGACGCAGGAGGCACAGATGAAAGAAAGTACAAAACAGGCGATCAAAACCGCCGGCCGTTTCAGCCGCCGCACGCTGGTCATCGCCATCGCGCTGATCCTGGCCCTTGGTGCCATCGCTTTCGCGGCGGTCCAGTGGCATCTGTTTGAGCGGGTTTCCATCTCCTACCTTACCGGCAAATCGCCGGTCAACGCTGACAGCATCATGCAGCGGGATGTCTATACAGAAACCGTGAATGACGTGGAGATCTCCATTCAGGAAGTGGGTTATGACGGCCGGATCCTGATGGTGCAGTACAAATACCAGATCCCGGATATGGACGAAGCTTTCGGGGTTACCCTTAGAGACCGTTATGGAGACAATATTCCGGAGGATGAGCTGAAAGAACAAGGCGGAGATCCAGACAAAGCTGTATCTGGCTGGAGCGATGAAGAAAAGATGTACGAAGTCCTGGCAGCCCATAACGTTGGCTGGTGGAACGATTCCATCTGGGTAAACGGTCAGGAAGTGAATGCGCCTGAAAGCTCAGAAATGGGGATGGACGGCACAACCGTTCCCGGCGAGATCATCTGCACCCTTGTCTGGCGGCTGAACAACAATGGCGTCATTGTAAACGGGCCTATCGAGATCAGCCTGCCCATCGGGGAATGTCAGCCCCTGGAGAATTACAGCAGGTCGAAGCATCCGGAACTGTGGGACGGAGATGACCTGAAGAAACCCGATAAAGGAATGATCACCTTCACCTACGATGCCGGTGATATCCAGTCCAAAGTGAAGACTTATCATCCCAACAAAGAAACAGTCCTGCCGGAAGTGACTGCTAAAGTCTCTGACGCGGCTTTCACGCCCCTGATGACCTATATCACCCTGGACCTGGAGGCCAATCCCGAAGCCATGGCTGCCTTCATTGAGGAAAACGGTGAAAATGTGGTGGATGAGGACGGCACCGTCCTGTGGCCCTATAAGCCCATGGATATGTTTGAAAGCTGGATTTGGAGCCTGGAACTGGTGGATAAGGACGGTAAACTGATCTTCCCTGGCAAGGGCGGCTGTGAAGGTTTCGGCGATGAATCTGCTGACTTCCTCTATCCGTACCTGGAGAATATCCCGGATGAACTGTACCTGGCCCCCGTTGAAGAAACGGAAGTGGATGAAAACGGAGAAAGCACAGGAAACGCAAAGGTGGATATGAGTCAGGCCGTGCTGGTAAAACCGGCAGACTGA